One Mycolicibacterium rufum genomic window, CGTCGCGACGTAGGTGCACGTGCCGGCGATCGCCGAGGAGTTGGTGACGTTCACCGTCCACGTCAGCCCGCGGTCGAACGACACCCGGATCGCGTCGGTCGGCGCCTCCACCGGCTTCGGGGCGTCCGGGACGGCCACCGGCACGGGATCCGGGCCTTTCGCGACCGGCGGCGCCTCCGGCGCTTTGGCCGGGGAACCCAGCACGATCGTGACGACGTCGACCTCGCGGTCCTCGTGGCGGATGAACCCCACGCCGAAGTCGGTGAAGTCGCAGTTGGTGATCACGCCACCGGCGCCGCGCGAGTAGGCACTCGTCGTCGCCGCCGCCTGCGGGTCCCCGGATCCGAGGAACGCCAGCGTCCGTCCGTTGTAGCCGGCGGGCTGCCCGTCGACCGGGTTCTCCGAGCGCGCGTAGGCCTGGGCCGCGCCTTCGAGGACTCCCCTGTCGTAGTGCAGCGCCGGGCAGCGCGCCGGGCGGTCCTTGTTGACGGTGTTGATGATGGCGTCCAGCGGGTCGGCGTGTGCGACCGGCATCGCCGCCAGTGAGCCGGCGAAAGCGGTGGCCAGGGCCAGTGATACGGCAGTTCGGGTGGTCATCGGAAAGTCTCCCCTCGGTGCGGACCGGCGCTCTGCCGACCGTCGAGGGAAGTGTTTCGCCGGCCGCGTCCGCGATCGCGCGTAGTCGACTACGCGACTTGCGCGCACCCCGGCCGTCGGCGCTGCGGGTACCGGGCCTGGTGACTAAAATTGGAACACGTTCTAATCTGTAGCCCATGAGTGATCTGCTGCGGCATCCCCTGCACTCCGGCCACCTGACCGTCGGCGCCCTGAAGCGCCACCGCGACCGGCCCGTGCTGTTCCTCGGCGACACCACGCTCACCGGCGGTGAGCTGGCCGATCGCATCAGCCAGTACATCCAGGCGTTCGAGGCGCTGGGCGCTGGCACCGGCGCCGCGGTGGGTCTGCTCTCGCTGAATCGGCCCGAGGTGCTGATGATCATCGGCGCCGGCCAGACCCAGGGCTACCGGCGCACCGCACTACACCCTCTGAGCTCGCTGGACGACCACGCCTACGTGCTCGCCGACGCCGAGGTGACCTCGCTGATCATCGACCCCAACCCGATGTTCGTCGAGCGTGCGCTGGGGCTGCTGGAGAAGGTGCCGTCCCTCGAGCAGATTCTGACGATCGGTCCCGTCCCCGCCGAACTCGCCGACGTCGCCGCCGTCGACCTCAGCGCCGAAGCGGCGAAGTACGCGCCGCAGCCTCTGGTCGCGGCCGACCTGCCGCCCGACCACATCGGCGGCCTCACCTACACCGGCGGCACCACCGGCAAGCCCAAAGGCGTGATGGGCACGACGCAGTCGATCACCACGATGACGACGGTGCAGCTGGCCGAGTGGGAATGGCCGGAGAACCCGCGCTTCCTGATGTGCACGCCGCTGTCGCACGCGGGCGCGGCGTTCTTCACGCCGGTGATCGTGAAGGGCGGCGAGCTGATCGTGCTCACCAAGTTCGACCCCGCCGAGGTGCTGCGCGTGATCGAGGAGCAGAAGATCACCGCCACCATGCTGGTGCCGTCGATGATCTACGCGTTGATGGACCACCCCGACTCACACACCCGCGACCTGTCGTCGCTGGAGACCGTGTACTACGGGGCCTCGGCGATGAATCCCGTCCGGCTCAAGGAGGCGATCCGGCGGTTCGGGCCGATCTTCGCGCAGTACTACGGGCAGTCCGAGGCACCGATGGTGATCACGTACCTGTCGAAGAAGGACCACGACGAGAAACGGCTCACGTCCTGCGGGCGGCCCACGCTGTTCGCGCGGGTGGCGCTGCTCGGCGACGACGGCCAGCCGGTGCCGCAGGGTGAGGTGGGTGAGATCTGCGTGTCCGGCCCGCTGCTGTCCGGCGGGTACTGGAAGCTGCCCGACGCGACCGCCGACACCTTCCGGGACGGGTGGATGCACACCGGCGACCTGGCCCGTGAGGACTCCGACGGCTTCTACTACATCGTCGACCGCACCAAGGACATGATCGTCACCGGCGGGTTCAACGTGTTCCCGCGTGAGGTGGAAGACGTTGTGGCCGAGCATCCGTCGGTCGCGCAGGTATGCGTGATCGGAACGCCCGACGAGAAGTGGGGCGAGGCGGTGACGGCCGTGGTGGTGCTGCGACCCGACGCCGCGAATGACGAGACCGCGGTGGCGACGATGACCTCGGAGATCCAGGTGGCGGTCAAGGAGCGCAAGGGCTCGGTGCACTCGCCCAAGCAGGTGATCGTCGTCGACTCCGTGCCGGTGACCGCGCTGGGCAAGCCGGACAAGAAGGCGGTGCGGGCGCAGTTCTGGGAGGGCGCGGGGCGTTCGGTCGGCTGACGATGCGCTGAGGGACGAGCCGAGCAGACGTGAACTCGGACGCTCCGCGCGTGTTGAGTGCGAGTTTGTGTCTGCTCGCCGGGAATGGGCACGGGCAGAATGACACCGTGGCCCCCGCCGACCTGCAACGCACCGTGGACGCGGTCTGGCGGATGGAGGCCGCGAAGATCGTCGCGACCTTGACCGCCGCCGTCGGAGACATCGGCCTCGCCGAGGACCTGGCCGCCGAAGCGCTCGTCGACGCGCTGACGCAGTGGCCCGAGCGCGGCGTGCCCCGCAATCCCGGGGCGTGGCTGACCACCGTCGCCAAACGCAAGGCCGTCGACCACTGGCGCCGTCGCGACACCCTCGACGCCAAATACGCGGTGCTCGCCCGCGATCTGGAGACCGTCACCGACCAGGCCTGGGACCCCGACCGCATCGACGACGATGTGCTGCGGCTGATCTTCATGGCGGCACACCCGAGCCTGCCAAGGGAGAGCCAGATCGCATTGACCCTGCGCCTCGTCGGCGGCCTGACCACCGAGGAGATCGCCGCCGCCTTCCTCGTCCCGAAAGCCACCGTGGCGCAACGCATCACGAGGGCCAAGAAATCGCTGGCCGGGGTGCCGTTCGAGATTCCGGACCGCTCGGATCATCCGCAGCGGCTCTCCGCGGTGCTCAGCGTCATCTATCTGGTGTTCAACGAGGGGTACTCGGCGTCGTCGGGCCAGCGCTGGATCCGCGACGGGTTGTGCAGCGAGGCGCTGCGTCTGGGCCGGGTGCTGGCGGCGCTGCTGCCCGGGGAGGCGGAGGTGGCCGGCCTGCTCGCGCTGATGGAGTTCCAGTCCTCCCGGCTGCGCGCACGCACCGAGGCAGACGGCACACCGATCCTGCTCGAGGATCAGGACCGCGGCCGCTGGGATCGTGCCGCCATCGGACGCGGAGTCGAGGCACTGCGTCGGGCATCAGAGACGTTGCAGCGCAACGGCATCGGCTGGGGGTGGTACACGTTGCAGGCCGCGCTCGCGGAGTGCCACGCCGTCGCGCCGACCGCCGCGGACACCGACTGGACCCGGATCGTGTCGCTCTACGACGCGCTGCGCCGGCTCGCCCCGTCTCCCGTCGTGGACCTCAACCGCGCGGTGGCCATCGCCATGGCCGACCCCGCGACGGGTCCCGCCGAGGCGTTGCGTCTGATCGACGACATCCGTGGCCTCGACGGTTCCTACCTGGTACCCAGCGTGCGCGGCGAACTCCTCTCCCGGATGGGCCGCCCCGGCGACGCGGCCGGCGAGTTCGACCGTGCCGCCGCACTGGCCGAGAACGAGGCCGAGCGGAAGGTGCTGGCCGACAAAGCCCGCCGCGCCCGCGCCGGCTAGGACCCGGGCACCGAGGTGCGTGCGGCGACCGAACGCGCGCTCGCCGTGTCGAACACATCGATGACCACGTCGTCGTCCCGGTACCCGCCGAGACGGTGCAGCCCGGACGTCTGCCCGATCACGTCGTTGGCCGCATCGCCGGTCATCGGGTAGTCATCGACCGGGTGCCGCCAGTGCGCGGCGACCACCGTGGCCGACGGCGCGAGCCGGGGCACCTCGCGGTCGAGCACCTGACGCAGCGTCTCCGGCTGCAGGTAGTAGCACAACTCCGAGAGCACCACGAGATCGAAAGGACCGGCGGGCCAGGGCTCGTCGACCGACCCGCGGATCAACCGGACCCGCTCGGCCACCTCCGCCGCGGCCAACCGGCGATGCGTCGCGTCCAGCGCTGCACCGCTGACGTCGGTGCTCGTCACGCGGTCACAGCGCTGCGCCAGTAGTGCGGTCAGCACACCGACCGAGCAGCCCGGCTCGAACGCGTGGCGGTAGCGGCGGTAGGGCAGCACGGCCATCGTGATGGCGTACTTGCGCTGCTCGTACCACCGCGTCCCCAGCTCCCACGGGTCGCCGGCGTCGGCGTACATGCGGTCGAAATAGGAATCGGGCAGGCGCGCGCTCAACAGAACGCCACCTCACCGACGGTCAGCAGCCGGTGCAGCACGGCCGGCGGAAGTACCGGATCACCCCCGGGAACCGGTGCGGTGAACTGACTTTCGAAGCAGCGGGCCGCGCGTCGTTTCCGCTCGAGGGCCGCCGCGGTGAGGCGGGTCATGCGGGCGCGGGCCCACGGCACCGCATCGTCGCCGGGCCGAGCCCAGTGCCACATCCACACCGGGTACTCCACCAGCACCGCGCCGCACTGCTGCGCCGCCGTCGCGGCCGCCCTGCCGACCGCCTCGTGATCGGGATGGCCGTCACCCCGCCACGGCGCGGCGCACCATGTGCCTGCCGGCTTGCCGTCGAGGATCTCGAGGAGCAGATCCACCAGACGTCCCTCGTGTGCCGCCACCGCACCGTCGGGTAGTCCCAAGCTGATCGGCGCGTACACCCCCAGCGCCGCGGCCGCCTCGCGCAGCTCCGCCCGCCGGGTCTGCTCGAGCCGATAGCGTTGCAGCAGCGACAGTTCCGGATAGGCGGCACCCCCGTCGGTGGCCGATACGATCTGGGCGCGCACCCCTGAGTCCGCCAGCAGCGCCGCCGTCGCGCCGAAACCCAGTGTCTCGTCGTCGGGGTGGGCGCCGACGACCACCAGTTCCGGGCACTCCGCGAGGTCGAGGTCCGGCAGCTGCAGGCCTGCGTCCACCCACGTCTGCGTCGGGGTCCCGCCCTCGGGGACGGGCTGCGCCGACAGCCGTGCCCCGTTGCCGACCTGCGCGGCCGTCACGCGGACGCCCCGGCCAGCTCGCCCAGCCGTTGCAGGTCGCGCTCGGCGTGGCTCTGCCGCACGTAGACGGTCAGATCGGCCACCCGTTGGGCATGCTCGGCGTCCAGGCACAGCGGGGCGGGTCCGAGCGCGCGTCCCGTCCGGTCGACGGCTTCGGCCACCGCCGTCTCGACCACGGCGCGGGCCCTGCGGGCGAGCAGCTCCGCGCGGCCGGTGCGGTTGCCGGGATCCGCGTCGACCTCGGCGGCGACCGTGGCCAGCGTCGCGGCCGCGGCGGTCAGGGCGGCGTCGACAGCGCCGAGGTGCGCCAGCGCGTGCGCGTCGGCCTTCCCGGCGGCCGCCCGCGCGTAGAGCGGGGCCGCCACCGCCCGCGCGCCGCCGAGCCAGCACGCCGCCACCCCGGCCGCGCCGTGCCAGAATCCCGGCCGCGTCAGGTAGTCACCGGGAGCGCCGACGGCGACCGCCGGGGTCTCGTCGAACTGCACCGATCGCGTGTCGGACCCGGCCATGCCGGTGTTGTGCCACGCGCTGGGTAGCGGCCGCACCCCGGGCGCATCGAGAGCGACGGCGAACAGGCCGCGCTGGCCGCCCGGCAGCTGCGCGGTCACCAGGGCGTGCGAGCACAGACCAGCCCCGGAGCACCACACCTTGGTGCCGGTCACCCGGACCGCATCGTTGAGCTCGGTGGCGCACAGCGCGGTGTCGCCCGACTCGGCGGCCCACACCCCCCACCACTGACCCGGCTGCGGGCGGGGCCCGCCGAGCTCGGCGAGGATCGCGACCGCATCGGCGTGGGCCTCGGCGAGCCGCCCGGCCGTGACGTCGACCTCGGCCAGAGCGGCCAGCCGCTGCCAGCGCAGCACGGTGGCACCGTGGCCCGGCAGCGGCAGATCCAGATCACCGGAGGACAACCAGCGTTCGACAAGCGCCGGCGTCACGAGGCGGCTTTTCGCGACAGCCCCCTGAGGTGGTCGGCGAATCCGCCCGGGGCACGCCCCTCGGCGCGATCGGAGGTCGCCACCGACAGGCCGCTGTCGCGGTGGATCCACCGCCCGGCGGCGGTGAAGCGCTCGACCAGCTCGACGTCCTCGCCGCTCGCCAGCGGGCGGAATCCCCCGACCGCCCAGTACGCGCCTGCCCGGAAGCCCATGTTGGCGCCGTGCACGTGCCGGTGCCCGCCCCGCCCGGACCGGTAGCCGCGCAGATAGCGGCGGGCCACCGCCGCGGGGAAGTTCCGCCACGACGGCACCCGCACCACCCCGAGCACCATGTCGGCGCCCGGCGCCGTCATCCGGACCAACCAGTCGGCGTCGACCGCGCTGTCGGCGTCGGTGGTCGCGTACCAGGTCTGCATCCCGTCGTCGTAGAGGCCGCGCGCGTAGGCGAACCCCGCCGCCCGCGCCGCACCCACATTGCCCGCGTCGACCGACACGAAGTGCACGTCCGGTCCGAACTGCCCGGCCAGCATCTCGCTGCCGTCGTCGCAGGAATCGAGCACCACGACGGTGAGCACCGGAACGGAGACACACAGCGCCGCCGTCGCGAGCGCGCGCAGGCAGCCGGGCAGGTGATCGGCCTCGTTGTGCGCGGGGACCACGACGACGATCTGGAGTGGGAACGCCTCGCCAATGGGCATACCGGTTAGTTAGCCAATCAGCGAAGTTTTCACACCTGGCACGATGGGTGGCGTGGGCGACGCCGTGACAGATGTGGACGCTGTGCTGTTCGACTTCTCGGGCACCCTGTTCCGTCTCGAGGAGGACGAGAGCTGGTTCGAGGGCATGCAGCTCGATACTCCCGACAACCGTGAGGTCGACGAGCACGTGCGCGCCGAGCTGGTGCACCGGCTGACCGCCCCGACCGGCCGGACCGTGTCGATGACCCCGGAGGCGCTGGAGGCGTGGGTCAACCGCGACCTCGCGCCGCATCTGCACCGCGAGGCGTATCTGCACGTGCTGCGCGAGTCGGGCCTGGCCCGTCATCACGCGGAGTCGTTGTACGCCAAGGTGATCGACCCGGCGTCGTGGACGGCCTACCCGGACACCGCGACGGTGCTGGCCGGGCTCAAGGCGCGCGGCATCAAGACCGCGGTGGTGTCGAACATCGCCTTCGACATCCGGCCGGCCTTCGAGCGGATCGGCGCGGCGGGCGACGTCGACGCGTTCGTGCTGTCGTTCGAACTCGGCGCCGTCAAACCCGACCCCGCGATCTTCACCGCCGCGCTCGACCGGCTCGGGGTCGCGGCCGATCGCGCGCTGATGGTCGGCGACAGCGACGAGGCCGACGGAGGCGCCCGCGCGCTGGGTTGTGCCTTCGCGTTGGTCGATCCGCTCCCGACGCGGGAGCGCCGCGACGGTCTGGTCGCGGCACTGTGGCCCCACGGCATCCAGATCTGATATCGCCTACCGTCGAGGCCATGGCCAATCCGCAGCCCCCGTGGTGGCTCAAGCCGCTCAACAAAGTCCTGATGACCGCGTCGCGCGTTGGGCTGATCAAAGACGGGCCGATGGTGCTGACGGTGACGGGCCGTAAATCCGGGCAGCCGCGCTCCACGCCGATCACCCCGTTCGAGGTCGACGGCAAGCGCTACGTCGTCGGCGGCTTCCCCGGCGCCGACTGGGTGCGCAACGCGCAGACGAACCCGGACGCCGTGCTGACGCGCGGCAAGGTGCGGGAACCGGTGCGCATGGTCGAGCTGTCCGCCGAGGAGGCCCGCCCCCTGCTGCGGCAGTTTCCGATCCTGGTGCCGACGGGCGTGAGCTTCATGAAGAACGCCGGACTGGTCACCGGGCCGAACCCCGACGAGTTCGAGGCGCTGGCCGGGCGCTGCTCGGTGTTCCGGTTCGATAGCGTCTGACGGGTGAGCAACCCGTTCGACGCCAGTCTGTGGGAGCCGGTGGCCGGCTTCGAGGACCTGACCGACATCACCTACCACCGTCACGTCACCCAGCCGACGGTGCGTGTCGCCTTCGACCGCCCGGACGTGCGCAACGCGTTCCGTCCGCACACCGTCGACGAGCTGTACCGCGCGCTCGACCACGCCCGCATGTCCTCCGACGTGGGCGTCGTGCTGCTGACCGGCAACGGCCCGTCCCCCAAGGACGGCGGCTGGGCGTTCTGCTCGGGCGGCGACCAGCGCATCCGCGGCCGCTCCGGCTACCAGTACGCCTCCGGCGACACCGCAGAAACCGTGGACCCCGCGCGCGCCGGCCGGCTGCACATCCTCGAGGTGCAGCGGCTGATCCGCTTCATGCCCAAGCCGGTGCTCTGTCTGGTCAACGGCTGGGCCGCCGGGGGCGGGCACTCCCTGCACGTGGTCTGCGATCTGACGCTGGCCTCGCGCGAGCACGCCCGGTTCAAGCAGACCGACGCCGACGTGGGCAGCTTCGACGGCGGCTTCGGGTCGGCGTACCTGGCGCGCCAGACCGGGCAGAAGTTCGCCCGCGAGATCTTCTTCCTGGGCAGGCCCTACACCGCCGAGCAGATGCACGCGATGGGCGCGGTCAACGAGGTCGTCGACCACGCCGACCTGGAAACCGTTGCGCTGCAATGGGCTTCGGAGATCAACGGGAAGTCGCCGCAGGCCATTCGGATGCTCAAGTACGCGTTCAACCTGCTCGACGACGGGCTGGTGGGCCAGCAGCTGTTCGCCGGCGAGGCGACACGACTGGCCTACATGACCGACGAGGCCGTCGAGGGCCGCGACGCGTTCCTTGAGAAGCGCGACCCCGACTGGACCCCGTTCCCTCGTTACTTCTGACAGGACCAGACTTGTGAACCGGAGAAACCCGCTGCGCCGGCTGGCCGACCAGGTGGTGCTGACCAGCATGCGGCCGCCACTGATTCCGACGCTGCTGCAGTACCGCCCCGACCGGGAGATCGTCGACCTCAAGGGCAAGCGGATCCTGCTGACCGGCGCCTCGTCGGGCATCGGGGAGGCCGCGGCCGAGAAGCTCGCCCGCCGCGGCGCCACCGTGGTCGCGGTCGCCCGCCGCCAGGATCTGCTCGACGCGCTGGTCACCCGCATCACCGAAGCCGGCGGCGACGCCCGCGCCCACGCCTGTGACCTGTCCGACCTCGAAGCGGTCGACGCGCTGGTGTCCACGGTCGAGGGCGAGCTCGGGGGCATCGACATCCTGGTCAACAACGCCGGACG contains:
- the fadD8 gene encoding fatty-acid--CoA ligase FadD8; this encodes MSDLLRHPLHSGHLTVGALKRHRDRPVLFLGDTTLTGGELADRISQYIQAFEALGAGTGAAVGLLSLNRPEVLMIIGAGQTQGYRRTALHPLSSLDDHAYVLADAEVTSLIIDPNPMFVERALGLLEKVPSLEQILTIGPVPAELADVAAVDLSAEAAKYAPQPLVAADLPPDHIGGLTYTGGTTGKPKGVMGTTQSITTMTTVQLAEWEWPENPRFLMCTPLSHAGAAFFTPVIVKGGELIVLTKFDPAEVLRVIEEQKITATMLVPSMIYALMDHPDSHTRDLSSLETVYYGASAMNPVRLKEAIRRFGPIFAQYYGQSEAPMVITYLSKKDHDEKRLTSCGRPTLFARVALLGDDGQPVPQGEVGEICVSGPLLSGGYWKLPDATADTFRDGWMHTGDLAREDSDGFYYIVDRTKDMIVTGGFNVFPREVEDVVAEHPSVAQVCVIGTPDEKWGEAVTAVVVLRPDAANDETAVATMTSEIQVAVKERKGSVHSPKQVIVVDSVPVTALGKPDKKAVRAQFWEGAGRSVG
- a CDS encoding RNA polymerase sigma factor; this translates as MEAAKIVATLTAAVGDIGLAEDLAAEALVDALTQWPERGVPRNPGAWLTTVAKRKAVDHWRRRDTLDAKYAVLARDLETVTDQAWDPDRIDDDVLRLIFMAAHPSLPRESQIALTLRLVGGLTTEEIAAAFLVPKATVAQRITRAKKSLAGVPFEIPDRSDHPQRLSAVLSVIYLVFNEGYSASSGQRWIRDGLCSEALRLGRVLAALLPGEAEVAGLLALMEFQSSRLRARTEADGTPILLEDQDRGRWDRAAIGRGVEALRRASETLQRNGIGWGWYTLQAALAECHAVAPTAADTDWTRIVSLYDALRRLAPSPVVDLNRAVAIAMADPATGPAEALRLIDDIRGLDGSYLVPSVRGELLSRMGRPGDAAGEFDRAAALAENEAERKVLADKARRARAG
- a CDS encoding class I SAM-dependent methyltransferase — encoded protein: MSARLPDSYFDRMYADAGDPWELGTRWYEQRKYAITMAVLPYRRYRHAFEPGCSVGVLTALLAQRCDRVTSTDVSGAALDATHRRLAAAEVAERVRLIRGSVDEPWPAGPFDLVVLSELCYYLQPETLRQVLDREVPRLAPSATVVAAHWRHPVDDYPMTGDAANDVIGQTSGLHRLGGYRDDDVVIDVFDTASARSVAARTSVPGS
- a CDS encoding PIG-L deacetylase family protein, whose product is MTAAQVGNGARLSAQPVPEGGTPTQTWVDAGLQLPDLDLAECPELVVVGAHPDDETLGFGATAALLADSGVRAQIVSATDGGAAYPELSLLQRYRLEQTRRAELREAAAALGVYAPISLGLPDGAVAAHEGRLVDLLLEILDGKPAGTWCAAPWRGDGHPDHEAVGRAAATAAQQCGAVLVEYPVWMWHWARPGDDAVPWARARMTRLTAAALERKRRAARCFESQFTAPVPGGDPVLPPAVLHRLLTVGEVAFC
- a CDS encoding acyl-CoA dehydrogenase family protein; the encoded protein is MTPALVERWLSSGDLDLPLPGHGATVLRWQRLAALAEVDVTAGRLAEAHADAVAILAELGGPRPQPGQWWGVWAAESGDTALCATELNDAVRVTGTKVWCSGAGLCSHALVTAQLPGGQRGLFAVALDAPGVRPLPSAWHNTGMAGSDTRSVQFDETPAVAVGAPGDYLTRPGFWHGAAGVAACWLGGARAVAAPLYARAAAGKADAHALAHLGAVDAALTAAAATLATVAAEVDADPGNRTGRAELLARRARAVVETAVAEAVDRTGRALGPAPLCLDAEHAQRVADLTVYVRQSHAERDLQRLGELAGASA
- a CDS encoding glycosyltransferase; translated protein: MPIGEAFPLQIVVVVPAHNEADHLPGCLRALATAALCVSVPVLTVVVLDSCDDGSEMLAGQFGPDVHFVSVDAGNVGAARAAGFAYARGLYDDGMQTWYATTDADSAVDADWLVRMTAPGADMVLGVVRVPSWRNFPAAVARRYLRGYRSGRGGHRHVHGANMGFRAGAYWAVGGFRPLASGEDVELVERFTAAGRWIHRDSGLSVATSDRAEGRAPGGFADHLRGLSRKAAS
- a CDS encoding HAD family hydrolase — its product is MTDVDAVLFDFSGTLFRLEEDESWFEGMQLDTPDNREVDEHVRAELVHRLTAPTGRTVSMTPEALEAWVNRDLAPHLHREAYLHVLRESGLARHHAESLYAKVIDPASWTAYPDTATVLAGLKARGIKTAVVSNIAFDIRPAFERIGAAGDVDAFVLSFELGAVKPDPAIFTAALDRLGVAADRALMVGDSDEADGGARALGCAFALVDPLPTRERRDGLVAALWPHGIQI
- a CDS encoding nitroreductase family deazaflavin-dependent oxidoreductase, with amino-acid sequence MANPQPPWWLKPLNKVLMTASRVGLIKDGPMVLTVTGRKSGQPRSTPITPFEVDGKRYVVGGFPGADWVRNAQTNPDAVLTRGKVREPVRMVELSAEEARPLLRQFPILVPTGVSFMKNAGLVTGPNPDEFEALAGRCSVFRFDSV
- a CDS encoding 1,4-dihydroxy-2-naphthoyl-CoA synthase, which encodes MSNPFDASLWEPVAGFEDLTDITYHRHVTQPTVRVAFDRPDVRNAFRPHTVDELYRALDHARMSSDVGVVLLTGNGPSPKDGGWAFCSGGDQRIRGRSGYQYASGDTAETVDPARAGRLHILEVQRLIRFMPKPVLCLVNGWAAGGGHSLHVVCDLTLASREHARFKQTDADVGSFDGGFGSAYLARQTGQKFAREIFFLGRPYTAEQMHAMGAVNEVVDHADLETVALQWASEINGKSPQAIRMLKYAFNLLDDGLVGQQLFAGEATRLAYMTDEAVEGRDAFLEKRDPDWTPFPRYF